The proteins below are encoded in one region of Sulfitobacter sp. SK012:
- the cobI gene encoding precorrin-2 C(20)-methyltransferase: MGKVICAGLGPGDPELMSVKSDRAIRGAKHLAYFRKKGRAGQARTIVKDMLRDDVIEYPMEYPVTTELHFGSDEYRALMIDFYAEWAVKLEAMAQDHEVVVLCEGDPFFYGSFMHLHTRLQGRAEVEVLPAIPGMVGCWNALDTPFTWGDDVMTVLMGTLPEAELTEHMRRADALVIMKTGRNLPAVRRALSTSGRLDSAWLVEKGTMPGQRVAKLADVEDADCPYFAIVLVHGQGRRPEAAE; this comes from the coding sequence GTGGGCAAAGTTATTTGCGCCGGGTTGGGGCCGGGCGATCCTGAGCTGATGAGCGTCAAGTCTGACCGTGCCATTCGCGGTGCCAAACACCTTGCGTATTTTCGTAAGAAAGGTCGCGCGGGGCAAGCCCGTACGATCGTCAAAGACATGCTGCGCGACGATGTGATTGAATATCCAATGGAATATCCGGTCACGACCGAGCTGCACTTTGGCTCGGATGAATACCGTGCGTTGATGATCGATTTCTACGCGGAATGGGCGGTCAAACTAGAGGCGATGGCGCAAGATCACGAGGTTGTCGTCCTTTGTGAAGGCGATCCGTTTTTTTACGGCTCGTTTATGCACCTACACACGAGGTTGCAGGGCCGCGCCGAAGTTGAAGTTCTGCCGGCAATCCCCGGAATGGTGGGGTGCTGGAACGCGCTCGACACGCCATTTACCTGGGGCGACGATGTGATGACGGTGCTGATGGGAACGCTGCCCGAAGCGGAACTGACCGAACATATGCGCCGCGCCGATGCGTTGGTGATCATGAAGACCGGGCGTAATTTGCCTGCCGTGCGCCGCGCGCTGTCAACTTCAGGAAGGCTCGACAGTGCGTGGCTGGTTGAAAAAGGCACGATGCCCGGGCAGCGCGTTGCCAAATTGGCGGATGTTGAAGACGCAGATTGCCCCTATTTCGCGATTGTGCTGGTCCACGGCCAAGGCCGCCGTCCGGAGGCCGCGGAATGA
- the cbiE gene encoding precorrin-6y C5,15-methyltransferase (decarboxylating) subunit CbiE, with protein MGDPWLSIIGLNEDSLAGLPAASHQALQNADVVFGAPRHLELAGITDRARPWPIPFSVDPVLACRGQRVAVLASGDPFWFGAGGSLVKHVKPDEWRSYPSPSTFTLAASSLGWRMEEITCHGLHAVPLARLRPMLAPGARMICLLRDGEAPAVLAEWLVKHDCGAAKMQVMERLGGPTERIRATTADRFDLTDVVAPVAVALHLPSGVGLSRASGLPDDVFAHDGQITKRPVRALTLSALAPRPGEYLWDIGAGSGSISVEWCLAGGRATSFERHASRVPNIAQNAEDLGIGHRMDVVDGDAAKLLAGRPLPDAVFIGGGANEPLLETLFDLLKPGTRLVVNAVTLETESLLARQHAKRGGSLLRIELATAAPLGRMHGWSPARPVVQWSVTL; from the coding sequence ATGGGTGATCCTTGGCTAAGTATCATTGGCTTGAACGAGGATAGCCTTGCTGGCCTGCCCGCCGCAAGCCATCAGGCGCTACAGAACGCTGATGTTGTATTTGGCGCACCGCGTCATCTGGAATTGGCGGGGATCACAGATCGTGCGCGCCCTTGGCCGATTCCGTTCTCTGTGGATCCGGTCCTGGCGTGTCGTGGGCAACGTGTTGCGGTTTTGGCATCGGGCGATCCGTTCTGGTTTGGCGCGGGCGGCAGTCTGGTCAAACATGTTAAGCCCGATGAATGGCGCAGCTATCCATCGCCCTCCACCTTTACGCTCGCGGCGTCTTCGCTTGGATGGCGGATGGAGGAGATTACCTGCCACGGCTTGCATGCTGTTCCGTTGGCCCGGTTGCGCCCTATGCTTGCACCGGGCGCGCGTATGATCTGCCTTCTACGGGATGGAGAAGCGCCCGCAGTGTTGGCGGAGTGGCTAGTCAAACATGACTGCGGCGCCGCAAAAATGCAGGTAATGGAACGTCTAGGTGGGCCAACCGAGCGGATACGAGCAACAACAGCTGACAGGTTTGACTTGACGGATGTTGTTGCCCCTGTGGCGGTAGCACTGCACCTCCCTTCAGGTGTTGGATTGTCGCGTGCGTCAGGGTTGCCGGATGACGTATTTGCTCATGACGGTCAGATTACAAAGCGTCCCGTTCGGGCATTGACGCTCTCGGCGTTGGCCCCCCGTCCGGGTGAATATCTTTGGGATATTGGGGCAGGATCAGGCTCTATTTCTGTTGAATGGTGCCTTGCTGGTGGTCGTGCCACGTCGTTTGAACGTCATGCAAGCCGCGTCCCAAACATTGCTCAGAACGCTGAGGACCTTGGCATTGGACACCGGATGGACGTGGTCGATGGCGATGCTGCAAAACTCCTGGCAGGCCGACCACTTCCCGACGCTGTTTTCATCGGTGGTGGCGCAAATGAGCCATTGTTAGAGACGCTTTTTGATCTGTTGAAGCCCGGCACCCGGTTGGTGGTCAACGCTGTCACTCTCGAAACAGAAAGCTTGCTTGCGAGACAACACGCGAAACGGGGTGGCAGCCTGTTGCGGATAGAACTCGCCACCGCAGCTCCTTTGGGTCGGATGCATGGCTGGTCGCCCGCACGGCCTGTTGTGCAATGGAGTGTCACGCTGTGA
- the cobA gene encoding uroporphyrinogen-III C-methyltransferase, translated as MSGFVSFVSSGPGDPELLTVKAVNRLETADVVLFDDLSSGPILSHARTDADLIGVGKRAGRASPKQDHVSRVLVEYAQADLRVVRLKSGDCGMFGRLEEEIIALRAAGIPFEIIPGVTSASAAAATAGIPLTRRLTARRVQFITGADVTGDLPEDVNMAALADPMATTVVYMGKRTFAGLAARLIEHGLPGDTPAMLAEAVSTPAERVERYTIETLAQHLGAATSSTPALIFYGPLAEFES; from the coding sequence ATGAGTGGTTTCGTCTCCTTTGTTTCTTCTGGTCCTGGCGATCCTGAGTTGTTGACGGTTAAGGCTGTTAATCGGTTGGAGACAGCCGATGTTGTGCTGTTTGACGACCTGTCTTCTGGCCCGATATTGAGCCACGCCCGCACAGATGCGGATCTAATCGGTGTGGGCAAGAGGGCAGGTCGGGCGTCGCCCAAGCAAGACCACGTTAGCCGGGTTCTGGTGGAATATGCGCAAGCTGATCTGCGGGTTGTGCGGCTAAAGTCCGGCGACTGCGGTATGTTTGGTCGGTTGGAGGAAGAGATCATTGCCCTACGCGCGGCTGGCATCCCATTTGAAATTATTCCCGGCGTTACCAGTGCATCAGCGGCTGCCGCAACGGCCGGTATTCCCCTCACGCGGCGGCTTACTGCGCGGCGGGTGCAGTTCATTACAGGCGCGGATGTCACAGGCGATTTGCCCGAAGACGTGAACATGGCCGCCCTTGCGGATCCGATGGCGACGACAGTCGTTTACATGGGCAAGCGCACGTTTGCTGGGCTTGCCGCCCGTCTGATAGAGCATGGTTTGCCCGGCGATACCCCCGCGATGTTGGCTGAGGCGGTGTCGACGCCTGCTGAACGGGTTGAACGCTATACGATAGAGACACTTGCCCAGCATCTTGGAGCGGCAACCAGCAGCACACCGGCGCTGATTTTCTACGGTCCATTGGCTGAGTTTGAATCGTGA
- the cobF gene encoding precorrin-6A synthase (deacetylating): MKLTLIGIGTGNPEHLTLQAVRAMNAQDLILIPHKGATKDDLAQLRRDICGQVITNRSTQLVEITLPVRNESTADYRKRVDDWHDAIAQVWQAAIAQHPGAENVALLVWGDPSLYDSTLRIAARLHPALKIEVIPGITSLQGLTAAHATVLNEIGAPFIVTTGRRLRDEGWPLGVDTVAVMLDGTCAFQTLPPDGIDIWWGAYVGMKEQIIESGPLADVCEKIIARRADARAAHGWIMDIYLLRKS; this comes from the coding sequence ATGAAGCTGACGTTGATTGGCATTGGCACTGGCAACCCAGAGCATCTGACGTTGCAAGCCGTCCGTGCTATGAATGCACAAGACCTGATCCTAATCCCGCACAAAGGGGCCACCAAAGACGATCTGGCGCAACTGAGGCGCGACATTTGTGGGCAGGTTATAACCAATCGATCCACACAGTTGGTTGAGATCACCCTGCCGGTGCGCAACGAGAGCACGGCCGATTACCGCAAGCGCGTTGACGATTGGCATGATGCCATTGCGCAGGTCTGGCAGGCGGCAATTGCTCAGCATCCCGGTGCAGAAAATGTTGCCCTGTTGGTTTGGGGTGATCCGTCTCTGTACGACAGCACCTTGCGGATTGCTGCGCGATTGCACCCTGCGCTGAAGATCGAGGTAATCCCAGGTATTACGTCGCTCCAGGGGCTGACGGCGGCGCATGCTACCGTACTTAATGAAATAGGTGCGCCGTTTATCGTAACAACGGGACGGCGGCTGCGGGATGAAGGCTGGCCGTTGGGCGTGGACACTGTCGCAGTGATGTTGGACGGAACTTGCGCATTTCAGACGTTGCCCCCTGACGGGATTGATATCTGGTGGGGTGCCTATGTCGGCATGAAAGAGCAGATTATTGAGAGTGGGCCTCTGGCTGATGTTTGTGAAAAGATCATCGCGCGGCGGGCAGACGCACGCGCAGCTCACGGGTGGATCATGGATATTTACCTTTTGCGCAAATCCTAA
- the cobJ gene encoding precorrin-3B C(17)-methyltransferase has protein sequence MTGNIAIVGLGPGRETLVTPEVRDMLAQATDVIGYIPYVARVAPREGLTLHASDNRVEIDRATHALQLAKDGARVVVVSSGDPGVFAMASAVFEAMQAQPQFAGAEITVMPGITAMLAAAAAAGAPLGHDFCAINLSDNLKPWETVARRLRLAAEADFAMAFYNPRSKSRPHQFGEALDILRGACGPDRLVIFARNVSLPDQTLNTVTLGEATAEMADMRTVVLVGNSATRRVGKYVYTPRSAP, from the coding sequence ATGACGGGCAACATCGCCATCGTTGGTTTGGGGCCGGGTCGAGAGACATTGGTCACGCCAGAGGTGCGCGATATGTTGGCACAGGCGACCGACGTGATTGGCTACATTCCCTACGTCGCCCGGGTCGCTCCGCGCGAAGGGCTAACTCTGCATGCCAGTGACAATCGGGTCGAGATTGACCGTGCGACCCATGCTTTGCAGCTTGCGAAAGATGGCGCGCGGGTGGTGGTTGTTTCTTCTGGTGATCCGGGCGTCTTTGCAATGGCGTCAGCTGTGTTCGAAGCGATGCAGGCGCAACCGCAATTTGCAGGCGCTGAGATTACCGTGATGCCCGGCATCACCGCAATGTTGGCTGCAGCGGCGGCGGCAGGTGCGCCCTTAGGTCATGATTTTTGCGCGATCAACCTGAGCGATAACCTAAAGCCTTGGGAAACCGTGGCCCGACGGTTGCGACTGGCCGCAGAGGCAGATTTTGCGATGGCATTTTATAACCCCCGCTCAAAATCGCGCCCGCATCAGTTTGGCGAAGCGCTGGATATTTTGCGTGGAGCATGCGGCCCCGACCGATTGGTCATCTTTGCGCGCAACGTCAGCCTGCCGGATCAGACCCTGAATACCGTAACATTGGGTGAAGCCACGGCTGAAATGGCAGATATGCGTACGGTCGTTTTGGTGGGAAATTCAGCGACACGGAGGGTTGGAAAGTATGTCTACACCCCGCGTAGTGCGCCATGA
- a CDS encoding cobalamin biosynthesis protein codes for MRVAGIGFRGAAELGSLQDALEAAIAAAGGAPVEALVTEAAKARSYVFRELAYELGIPGLGVSTQELAGMITPSQSERILDKFGTGSLCEAAALAAAGPQARLVAARVVSGDGMATAAIADIKGNTT; via the coding sequence GTGAGGGTTGCTGGCATCGGATTTCGTGGTGCGGCGGAACTTGGGTCGCTTCAGGATGCGCTCGAAGCGGCCATTGCAGCGGCGGGCGGTGCCCCAGTCGAGGCGTTGGTGACAGAAGCTGCCAAGGCGCGCAGCTATGTGTTTCGGGAACTGGCCTATGAACTGGGGATTCCCGGCCTTGGTGTCTCGACGCAAGAGTTGGCAGGTATGATTACGCCGTCCCAGTCCGAGCGCATCCTTGATAAATTTGGCACTGGATCATTGTGTGAAGCCGCGGCATTGGCCGCAGCGGGACCACAAGCCCGGCTGGTTGCGGCGCGCGTCGTCTCGGGCGATGGTATGGCAACGGCAGCGATTGCCGACATCAAAGGAAACACGACGTGA
- a CDS encoding cobyrinate a,c-diamide synthase, which translates to MIPPGLMISAPASGTGKTTLMLGLLAALRAQGVTVQPFKSGPDYIDPAFHTAASGRASFNLDSWSMNRARIDGLIGNAEGAELILGEGSMGLFDGVAIPGACGNGASADIAAMMGWPVVLVLDVSGAAQSVAATALGFKTMRPDVTLAGVVLNRVASPRHETLVRVGMEQVGVKVLGALPRRKEVEMPERHLGLVQAGEQENMPQILAEAAAFVAAHVDIDALRAAAMGGVESHVAPAIITPPGQRIALAQDRAFAFVYPHLLAGWRAAGAEVLPFSPLADEKPDDSADVCWLAGGYPELHAGTLAAATVFRKGLRDFAQTRPVHGECGGYMAMGAGIVDADGVRHEMAGLLRLETSFAKRKMHLGYRKADLNVGIPGYDAKARLRGHEFHYASILEEPDAPLAHITDSNDVTVAETGSLRRFEGGGQASGTFFHLIAEAP; encoded by the coding sequence ATGATACCACCCGGCCTTATGATATCTGCACCAGCGTCTGGAACTGGCAAAACGACCCTAATGCTGGGTCTTTTGGCGGCGCTGCGCGCACAGGGTGTGACCGTTCAACCGTTTAAAAGCGGCCCTGATTACATTGATCCGGCGTTTCACACGGCAGCGTCGGGGCGTGCCTCTTTCAATCTTGATAGCTGGTCGATGAACCGCGCTCGCATCGATGGGTTGATCGGAAATGCGGAAGGCGCAGAGCTGATCTTGGGCGAAGGGTCCATGGGACTGTTCGACGGCGTCGCGATCCCCGGAGCATGCGGCAATGGGGCGAGCGCCGATATCGCCGCAATGATGGGCTGGCCTGTGGTGCTTGTCTTGGACGTCTCGGGGGCTGCGCAATCTGTTGCGGCTACGGCGCTGGGTTTCAAGACCATGCGCCCTGATGTGACCTTGGCTGGCGTTGTATTGAACCGCGTTGCATCCCCGCGTCATGAAACATTGGTGCGCGTTGGTATGGAGCAGGTTGGCGTGAAGGTTCTCGGGGCTTTGCCGCGCCGCAAAGAAGTCGAGATGCCGGAGCGGCACTTGGGTTTGGTCCAAGCAGGTGAACAAGAAAACATGCCGCAGATTTTGGCGGAGGCGGCGGCGTTTGTCGCAGCGCATGTGGACATTGATGCGCTTCGTGCGGCAGCTATGGGCGGCGTTGAAAGCCATGTTGCCCCTGCCATCATAACACCTCCTGGTCAGCGGATCGCGCTTGCGCAGGATCGTGCTTTTGCATTTGTTTATCCGCATTTGCTTGCGGGCTGGCGTGCGGCGGGTGCCGAAGTACTGCCGTTCTCGCCGCTCGCGGATGAGAAACCGGATGACAGTGCCGATGTTTGCTGGCTGGCCGGGGGTTATCCCGAGCTGCATGCGGGAACGCTGGCTGCTGCTACGGTGTTTCGGAAAGGCTTGCGAGATTTCGCCCAAACCCGCCCTGTTCATGGCGAATGCGGAGGGTACATGGCGATGGGCGCGGGGATTGTTGACGCGGATGGCGTTCGGCATGAAATGGCCGGATTACTTCGATTAGAGACTTCTTTTGCTAAACGAAAGATGCATTTGGGGTACCGCAAGGCGGACTTGAACGTCGGCATCCCGGGATATGACGCCAAGGCGCGGTTGCGAGGCCACGAATTCCATTACGCGTCGATATTAGAAGAGCCCGACGCGCCATTGGCCCATATCACCGACAGCAATGATGTGACCGTGGCAGAGACTGGATCTTTGCGCCGGTTTGAGGGCGGTGGGCAGGCCAGCGGTACGTTTTTCCACCTGATTGCCGAAGCCCCATGA
- a CDS encoding DUF1636 family protein has product MFVCTSCTLGQAGFLERVRVALPDVDVAGIDCMSGCADDQTVAFRAPGKVAYLFGDITDADLPALETFSRHYVASTDGTFEDARLLGDLRMKALARIPG; this is encoded by the coding sequence ATGTTTGTGTGCACAAGCTGCACTTTGGGGCAGGCGGGCTTTCTTGAACGGGTTCGCGTCGCGCTTCCTGATGTTGACGTTGCTGGCATCGATTGCATGTCCGGTTGCGCCGATGACCAAACCGTCGCCTTTCGTGCGCCGGGCAAAGTTGCGTATCTTTTCGGCGACATTACGGATGCTGATTTGCCAGCGTTAGAGACGTTTTCAAGGCATTATGTTGCATCCACTGATGGCACATTTGAAGACGCACGGTTGCTGGGCGATTTGCGTATGAAGGCGCTGGCGAGGATACCGGGATGA
- the cobM gene encoding precorrin-4 C(11)-methyltransferase, protein MTVHFIGAGPGAPDLITLRGRDLIAACPVCLYAGSLVPEALLEYCPEGAHIINTARLSLDEIMAEIEAAHEKGQDVARLHSGDLSVWSAMGEQLRRLRAAGIEYDVTPGVPSFAAAAATLAAELTLPGVAQSVILTRTSGRATAMPEGETLENFARTGATLAIHLSVHVLDKVVAELTPHYGPDCPVAVVWRASWPDERVVRATLSTLQTAIGDEMARTALILVGHAIGAEEFGESRLYAGDYDRRFRPVGTDPRFPETT, encoded by the coding sequence GTGACGGTACATTTCATTGGCGCCGGACCTGGCGCGCCGGATCTTATCACTTTGCGTGGGCGCGATTTGATCGCGGCTTGTCCCGTGTGTCTCTATGCAGGGTCCCTCGTGCCCGAGGCGCTTTTGGAATATTGTCCTGAGGGCGCTCACATCATCAATACCGCACGCTTGTCGCTGGACGAGATCATGGCGGAAATTGAGGCGGCTCACGAAAAAGGGCAGGATGTCGCAAGGCTGCATTCAGGCGACCTGTCAGTGTGGTCCGCGATGGGTGAACAGTTGCGCCGCCTGCGTGCAGCTGGGATCGAATATGATGTGACGCCCGGCGTGCCCAGTTTTGCTGCTGCTGCTGCGACACTCGCGGCGGAGCTGACGTTACCGGGCGTGGCGCAATCGGTGATTCTGACCCGCACCTCGGGCCGGGCCACTGCGATGCCAGAGGGCGAAACACTGGAGAACTTTGCCCGAACAGGTGCGACGTTGGCGATCCATTTGTCGGTGCATGTGCTGGACAAGGTCGTCGCTGAATTGACACCGCATTACGGTCCCGATTGCCCAGTCGCTGTGGTCTGGCGTGCAAGTTGGCCTGATGAACGCGTCGTCCGTGCCACGCTATCCACCCTTCAAACTGCCATCGGCGATGAAATGGCCCGTACAGCCCTGATCCTCGTAGGCCATGCCATTGGAGCAGAAGAGTTCGGCGAAAGCAGACTCTATGCGGGTGACTATGATCGCCGCTTTCGCCCTGTTGGCACTGACCCTCGCTTCCCGGAGACAACATGA
- a CDS encoding queuosine precursor transporter: MTRTYLPGILAMAAIVVASNILVQFLYGDWLTWGAFTYPLAFLVTDVMNRVYGTGPARRVVLIGFAVGLICSLIGTQIIGEFGPLVTVRIAVGSGVGFLVAQLLDVSIFAALRGGRWWRAPLVSTLVGSTLDTVLFFSIAFSGALSFLHPATDVSWASEAIPLLGTGPVAPLWVSLAVADWAVKLSLALIALVPFRIITARMLRTSQN; this comes from the coding sequence ATGACACGCACATACCTTCCCGGCATCCTTGCCATGGCCGCCATCGTTGTGGCCTCCAATATCCTTGTTCAATTTCTCTATGGTGACTGGCTCACTTGGGGCGCTTTCACCTATCCACTCGCCTTTTTGGTCACCGACGTCATGAACCGCGTCTACGGTACCGGCCCAGCGCGCCGCGTTGTTTTGATCGGTTTTGCTGTCGGGCTGATATGCTCGCTGATCGGCACGCAGATCATTGGCGAATTTGGCCCATTGGTCACGGTCCGCATCGCTGTTGGCTCTGGCGTTGGCTTTCTGGTCGCTCAACTGCTTGATGTCAGTATCTTTGCTGCATTGCGTGGGGGCAGGTGGTGGCGCGCACCGCTGGTATCGACCCTTGTGGGCAGCACGCTTGATACGGTGCTCTTTTTCTCCATCGCGTTTTCTGGCGCGTTGAGCTTTTTGCACCCTGCCACGGATGTCTCTTGGGCATCAGAGGCAATACCCTTGTTAGGCACAGGTCCAGTCGCCCCGCTTTGGGTTTCACTCGCCGTCGCAGACTGGGCCGTTAAGCTCAGCCTTGCACTGATTGCGCTGGTTCCATTCCGCATAATCACGGCCCGGATGCTGCGCACATCTCAAAATTAA
- a CDS encoding cobalt-precorrin-6A reductase — translation MRVLLLGGTTEASQLAERLKAAGVDTVFSYAGRTKAPILQPLPTRVGGFGGTDGLRDYLRTEGITHVVDATHPFAAQMSMNAHTACQTMSIPLMRLERPAWVRQSGDNWIETDSIEGVLDVLPEQPAHVFLAIGRQHIDIFAAKPQHHYLLRLIDTPDAALPLPHHTVLKARGPFTAKDDTILMQTHHITHAVAKNAGGTATVAKLEAARSLGLPVIMIRRPQLPGTTVAPDIETVLCWLGHGALRGV, via the coding sequence ATGCGCGTCCTTCTCTTGGGTGGCACCACCGAGGCGAGCCAGCTTGCTGAGCGGCTGAAAGCTGCCGGTGTAGATACTGTTTTTTCTTACGCTGGGCGCACCAAAGCTCCCATATTGCAACCTTTGCCGACCCGCGTTGGCGGCTTTGGCGGGACTGACGGCTTGCGCGACTATCTGCGCACCGAAGGCATCACGCATGTGGTCGACGCCACGCACCCATTTGCCGCGCAGATGAGCATGAATGCACACACGGCCTGTCAGACGATGTCTATCCCGCTGATGCGCCTGGAGCGCCCGGCATGGGTGCGCCAATCTGGCGACAATTGGATCGAAACCGACTCTATTGAAGGTGTCTTGGATGTTCTTCCCGAGCAACCCGCGCATGTGTTTCTCGCTATTGGCCGCCAGCATATCGACATCTTTGCAGCCAAACCGCAGCATCACTATCTGTTGCGTCTGATCGATACGCCGGATGCCGCGCTGCCCTTGCCTCATCACACAGTTTTGAAGGCGCGCGGGCCCTTTACCGCCAAGGACGATACCATCTTGATGCAGACGCATCACATCACCCATGCGGTCGCCAAGAATGCCGGCGGCACCGCAACTGTGGCCAAACTCGAGGCCGCACGGTCTCTTGGTTTGCCGGTCATCATGATCAGGCGTCCCCAGTTGCCCGGTACTACGGTTGCGCCCGATATAGAGACTGTTTTGTGCTGGCTCGGTCATGGCGCACTACGCGGGGTGTAG
- a CDS encoding esterase-like activity of phytase family protein — protein MVALVFASTSAATQSAPVLRLDRSFVWSMDASWFGGWSGLEVTDNGRSLVTVSDKGRFLQARMLRDDGHLAGVEIRRSVPLLDPKNRQLKHKRSDAEGLAIGSDGIIHVSFEHFHRLMQIDPATGRTKQKTKLPRDLKVKPNGGIEALAIGPDGTIFALAEHHLGRTSRPYPLYAYANGKWLVAATIPKRGRFRPVGADFDPQGRFWLLERATTLLGFRSRIRRFDLSAPNLAEETLLTTFPGRFDNLESISVWQDTAGQTRLTLMSDDNFLSIQRTEIIEFFVTN, from the coding sequence GTGGTTGCGCTGGTTTTTGCCAGCACATCTGCCGCGACGCAATCCGCTCCGGTATTGCGACTTGATCGCAGTTTTGTGTGGTCAATGGATGCGTCCTGGTTTGGCGGGTGGTCAGGGCTGGAAGTCACCGATAACGGACGATCTCTTGTCACCGTGAGCGACAAAGGGCGATTCTTGCAAGCACGGATGCTGCGCGATGACGGCCACCTTGCAGGTGTCGAAATTAGGCGATCTGTGCCATTGCTGGACCCCAAGAACCGGCAACTAAAGCACAAGCGAAGCGATGCCGAAGGGCTCGCGATTGGTTCCGATGGGATCATCCACGTCAGCTTCGAGCATTTCCACAGATTAATGCAGATCGATCCAGCAACGGGGCGAACTAAACAAAAAACGAAGCTACCTCGTGACCTAAAGGTAAAACCCAACGGCGGAATTGAGGCGTTGGCGATTGGGCCAGATGGCACAATATTCGCCTTGGCAGAACATCATTTAGGCCGCACCAGCCGCCCCTACCCGCTTTATGCCTATGCAAACGGTAAGTGGCTGGTTGCAGCAACCATCCCCAAACGCGGGCGGTTTCGTCCTGTTGGCGCAGATTTCGACCCCCAGGGGCGGTTTTGGCTATTGGAACGTGCAACTACACTCCTAGGATTTCGCAGCCGCATCCGGCGGTTCGACCTTAGCGCTCCCAATCTGGCCGAAGAAACCCTGCTGACCACTTTTCCGGGGCGTTTTGATAACCTCGAATCCATCAGCGTATGGCAGGACACTGCGGGTCAAACCCGACTTACGCTCATGTCTGACGATAACTTTCTGTCGATCCAACGCACCGAAATCATCGAGTTCTTCGTCACGAATTAA
- the arfB gene encoding alternative ribosome rescue aminoacyl-tRNA hydrolase ArfB gives MLRITDNVALQDWELTESFIRSSGPGGQNVNKVSSAVELRFEAATSPSLAPPVKTRLKRLAGRRWTNEGALVLQCDETRSQARNRDIIRERLADLIRSALTPPKRRIATRPTLGSKKRRLKAKKVRGEVKTLRGKVDPD, from the coding sequence ATGTTACGCATCACAGATAATGTCGCTCTGCAGGATTGGGAATTGACCGAGAGCTTTATCCGCTCTTCCGGCCCGGGCGGGCAGAATGTGAATAAAGTCTCGTCTGCGGTTGAGCTGCGATTTGAAGCAGCGACCTCGCCCTCGCTCGCTCCCCCGGTCAAAACACGCCTCAAACGGCTCGCCGGGCGGCGCTGGACCAATGAGGGCGCGCTGGTGCTGCAATGTGACGAAACACGCAGTCAGGCACGAAACCGCGACATCATACGCGAAAGATTGGCTGATCTTATCCGTTCTGCTTTGACCCCACCGAAACGACGCATCGCAACGCGCCCCACGTTAGGGTCAAAAAAGAGGCGTCTGAAAGCCAAGAAAGTGCGCGGAGAGGTCAAGACACTGCGCGGCAAAGTTGATCCGGATTAG